Genomic segment of Hydra vulgaris chromosome 11, alternate assembly HydraT2T_AEP:
agtcctGTTTATTATAACAGTGAAAGAGTTCAATTTGGAAACACCTCATTTTGTGGACACttgtgtttatatgttttgaaaaaactagatgaaggACATGATTTtcagaatattattaataatttatggtaatttttttatattttatatataaaacaaaatgccTGTCGATATATTCGGTGCTACTACTTCAGATGTATATTCAgatgtaataataatatctaaagCTAATAACTTGTTCATTCGTAGAGATGGACAAAATAATGCATCTAGTAATATTAATATGAattctaataaattaataaatgtagcAGAACCTACTAACCCACAAGATGCTGCTACAAAGAATTATGTTGATAATAAATCACTTAATCTTAATGAATTAGGAATAATACCAAATTCAAGTTTAACGAGCCTTGGATTAAAATCCAAGACTATTCCACCAAATACAGGTCCTGATACAACAACAGTTTTTGTACAATCTTATGGTCCTGGTATACTCAGAAAACTATGGTTAGCATTAGAAGGAACAGATCCTAATAACAATGTTCCAGATAATGTATTTCTTAGAATATATGTAGATCATACACTTGACATAGGAGATTTTTCTACTTCTACAGCTAGTGTTAGAGATAATAATATTCCTTTAGCTTGTGATTTTTTATTCGCACCACTTGGTGGACCATTttatgcaaactctttacaAGGTTGTAATGCATATACAGCTAATGCACAAGGAGGTTACTTTACACTTGATATGCCATTTACTACTAGTCTAGTAATTCAATTATACAACAAAACTTGTCAACCAGTTACATATTGGACACAACCTCATATTACAAGAACTACATCAATACCTAAATCATTGTCATCTATTCAATTACACTCAGGAACATTTAGATTTACAAACACAACTTATggtaaagaatatatattattagatgCTCCAAACGTTGCTAATCAAGATGTTTATCTTAAGTATATTAGAATGCGTGTTATTGGAGTATCTGGAAATTGGTGGAAATCTAGAGTACGCATGTATGATGCATACGAACCTCCAAAAAATGCTACTAACTATGTTATAAACCCTTGGACACCCTATGACGAACAGAATTATACAGTATATCAAGGATTTGATCAgaatagtgtatgtatatactGCTCATCTGGTTTAGAAGACTTTTATCTTTCTTACTAGAACGGTGCTAATGTTAACTCATTTAACAATGAATCATCTGGACTATTGTATCAATCAAGTGTAATAATTGGTCCTACAACTACTATCTCATTTTACAGAAATTTTACTGATTCCATGCCTAGTGTTGGTAGTGGAAGGAGATTAGTAGTAACTTTAAACTCTGGTAATGCACAAGTGGGGAAATTTGGAGGTTTTACTGTAATAGGAAATGTTTTCTATTATGCTTAGGCTATAAGTAATGAGTTACGCTTAGATTCCACTTgtgaaattgatttaaaaaattacaataggTCTTTCAGACCCATAAGAAGTAGGTCTTTCAGACCCATGCAAAGTAGGTCACAATTTGTAAGAGAATTTGTAGccataatatattaatatatcatTGTTGATATGGTTGAAATATGATATGAGAATATGGATAGGtatatagttgaaaaaaaatgtgctGGAACGcccttttttatacttttaattgagAGAAGTGTTTGATAATGcactttgttaaaaataacccaaaaagaatttattttatgcaaaatatacCCTTAAGTACCACTGTCGCTGAAAAAGATTTTGGTGTAGTATTTACCTCTGActtgaaatgaaaaaatcaaataactcTATGTGTAAGTAAAGCGAATTAAGTTTTGGGTATGTTgaagaatacatttttaagtttaaatagtgaattactaaaaattatataaaagaccGTTAATTGAGTTCGCTGTATCTGTGTGGTCTTCATGTcttgaaaatgaaattaatcTCTTAGAAAAGGTACAGCATTGTGCTACAAGAATATTATCACCACTAAAACAATTATCTTATGAGAAAAGATTAGATAAAATGGGTCTCACTACTTTAGTGGTAAGACGAATTTCGGATGACTTGATTCAAATGTATAAGTTATTCAACggaattgaaaaagtaaattaaatgaaattttgccAAGAAGTTATCAATCAGCAAAAGGTCATCGAATGAAATATAATTGCAAAATAACTAGTTTTTTGCCTCggcattatttttttacaaacagagAATCATTTTATTGGAACCGACTACATACTGATGTCGTTAATGCGACATATAATGTCGCATTAACGACATTAGTATGTAGTCGATTCCAATAAAACGATGCTCTAATATGTAACTATGCTGAGTAATGATATAGCTGTCTAAGTGTACTTGGTACACTCACCGAGTTATTGGTCGCATCtcaaatatattactattactactactaactttgataaatacaaatagtcacaaaaagtcataaaagaagatatttaaatacaaattttcaattaaatatatatcatattcagcatataatatataaagattagtTTTGAGTATTTCAGTTTGAGATGAAAGATAAGAGAGAAACCTGGATAATGTTCGAGTTTGACAactttactttgtttttactcGTTTTGAGGCGGTTAACACGTACGATAGCTGTAGCATCTTTCAATCTCGTTGCAAACAAAAATCCTCAACATGCTTTTTATCGTCTACTGTACTACACTTGTTAAGTCCGACTACAATGACGTACAACTCGcaacttcaaatatttttattttgatcagCTTTAAAAGTACTTAATTGCTGCCGTTGCTGTTTGCTCTTGTCAGTTCGCAAAGATACAAATGATGGCCTGGCTGATGTCAGGCCATCATTTGTATCATttgtatcttttattttatttatttccattccattaatatttttaaaaatcagtttttaggGCTTTTTCTCTTACTTCCCTTGATCGTTTCATTTCCGATCTGTTGCCTGTGCAACAAGTACAGCTGCCTTCATTAGAGCGATATCGTTTTGGTAACTTCTCATGAAAGTATTGTTGAAACCCTTTATATCTATTGCTACTTTAAAAGGGTTGGTGGCTACTTCTTCAGTAGTTGACAATGTTGAcagttttcaaattttcaattttcaaattaatttatataaattaaagtttaaattaatttagatattttatatgtaaataatactctaatatatttatatataataataaatttatcctTATATAATTACTAATACATTAAATATGAGTTGTAGAAATATAATATCTCTCTTGAAATACTttcaagcaatttattttcataaaaataactacatgaaattgacaaatttgCAACTTCCGTGCGTTACTTCCTTGTGTTCATTCATGAACTGGATTTAAACGATTGCTGGGATTCGATAATCAACTGTGCAATCCCGTAACTTTCTTGAAATCTTTactaataactaaaatattatttaaacaaaaattaaactgccgaaacttatattttccgagaagtttaaaattatttaactgaaATTTGCGATCTTCTGTTCCGTGCATGATTCcgtttcaaatttaatttattctttgatAACATTACTAatctatatcttttttttttttacaaaatatttatatagattagaatttaatgaaattaaattggAGATCGccagttttatatttatgaaaatactaGACAAAACATATACGAGTTTccgtttttttagatttagattAGCCTTAACGTATTTTTcctttagtatatttttttttattattttattatagtatatttttatttaagtataaaatttttatattattttgagtaaaaaataaactagttGTTAATTTCGATTATTCATCTTTCCAATTTTGTAtacaataagaaataaataactcCATAcagatattttataatacaatattgatatatagttttatatataatttagattCAAACACTCTATGcctaaaatattgtaataaatatcaaatagttataaaatgacTATCAGATAAATATTAaggctttttattaaataatttatactattTACAATTCATatggaaatatatttaaaaagttgactgAACGTCTTAAAATATTTGGATACCAGTGGTATTCTGTATCACTCTCAACATAAgacaatataaatttaaagtaacgGGATAAAAAACGCCATAGAGAAAAAGTCAAATCAGCAATACGGTGATTCGGAAACATGGCGTAACATGAAACATAAACATCGTTTACTACAATGGTTCCTTCTTCGGTTAATGGCGAATAAACTCCATATTCCAACACGTGACTTATTTTTGATACAcgtgttttattaaaaaatttgttttcaaggTTGAATGAAGTAATATAAGTGTTTGGTTGAACATCTTTAGCATAAATTGCTCCTTGATTCAacgtaaaaattaaatgatgtGAACTTAATACAAGGTTTTTTCCGTCCatagttgttattttaatatagtCATTCACTCTAACTGCTTTTTGTTTGTGTAAAAACATTGTAACTTCGCTATACAAAATTTTTCCTTTAGGGCTCATGGTAATAACTGAATCTCCTACTTTTAAATCTCGCATCATAATTTTCTTTCCAGATTTATGACGAACGTATGCTGTTTCTGGAAAACAACGACTGTAAACTTTACTCTCctctatttctaaaaatatattcaaataaatttaatattaatccttagAGATTTAACACTTTATCTAGAGGTTTTAAGTTTGATAATTGGCACTATTTACAACGTTCAAACGAGTACGAGTACAATTGGTATTGTTTAAAACGATTACAATGATACAAAAAACGCTTACTGTTGTTTTTGCGGCAAGATACATGAACATGGTTGTGTCTAACGCTTACGTATGAGAATTTGGCTTGGTAATATGCTAAACCTGCTAAACGTTGTAGCTGTTTGTTATCATTTGGGGCTAACCGAGGTTTTTTTGGATCTGAATTAGCTAGCCTCAAATCAAATGCTCTTCCTTCTAAATGAAGGGATAATGATTCCCGGCTTTTTGTTACATCTGATAAATAGCCTTCAATAACATACAGCTTGTACTCCCCAGACCAGTGATGTTGAACCGATTCGGAAAGTAACAATAAAGCTTCTGTACAAACCTaaatcaaaaatacttttttaatacgTAATGTAAATAGCatatacacaaaataaatataattagcaTATGCACATATAGCCAAGCATATGCACACGTATGAGtcaaaaatgagattttttttccatttccacatttttctaatttttcagtCTGTtcaaaaataagattaaaaacctttaataaattttaaaattaataaatgttaataaatttaaaaataataataagtatagaaattagagttttatctttttaaaatgtataagaagcatattcaaaaaaatatatatgaaaataactttgtaaatatatatgacaataactttgtaaatatatatgacaataactttgtaaatatatatgacaataacgttgtaaatatatatgacaataactttgtaaatatatatgacaataactttgtaaatatatatgacaataactttgtaaaaatatatatgacaataactttgtaaatatatatatgacaataactttgtaaatatatatgacaataactttgtaaaatatatatgacaataactttgcaaaatatatgacaatgactttgtaaaaatatatatgacaataactttgtaaatatatatgacaataactttttaaaaatatatatgacaataactttgtaaatatatatatgacaataactttgtaaatatatatgacaataactttgtaaaaatatatatgacaataactttgtaaatatatatgacaataactttgtaaatatatatgacaataactttgtaaaaatatatatgacaataactttgtaaatatatatgacaataactttgtaaatatatatgacaataactttgtaaatatatatgacaataactttgtaaatatatatgacaataactttgtaaatatatatgacaataactttgtaaaaatatatatgacaataactttgtaaatatatatgacaataactttgtaaatatatatgacaataactttgtaaatatatatgacaataactttgtaaaatatatgacaataactttgtaaaaatatatatgacaataaatttgtaaatatatatgacaataactttgtaaaatatatgacaataactttgtaaaaatatatatgacaataa
This window contains:
- the LOC100208897 gene encoding tiggy-winkle hedgehog protein; the protein is MSIQAVIASKIIYILGLILVIKVDYCYECGVGRRFGHALSTQPDIETHYPNAAETSELASGFFGKKLLKNDTSLRITINTQIIYQHHRLDSESRLATAVCTEALLLLSESVQHHWSGEYKLYVIEGYLSDVTKSRESLSLHLEGRAFDLRLANSDPKKPRLAPNDNKQLQRLAGLAYYQAKFSYVSVRHNHVHVSCRKNNKIEESKVYSRCFPETAYVRHKSGKKIMMRDLKVGDSVITMSPKGKILYSEVTMFLHKQKAVRVNDYIKITTMDGKNLVLSSHHLIFTLNQGAIYAKDVQPNTYITSFNLENKFFNKTRVSKISHVLEYGVYSPLTEEGTIVVNDVYVSCYAMFPNHRIADLTFSLWRFLSRYFKFILSYVESDTEYHWYPNILRRSVNFLNIFPYEL